A genome region from Corallococcus exiguus includes the following:
- a CDS encoding protein kinase domain-containing protein produces the protein MHSCPQEATLTDFLAGLLSEERRTSVVAHVEGCADCRWVLAVGDGTQVLAGAPKASAQASSQLLLPGDKLSRYVVRERIGSGAMGVVYAADDPELGRRVAIKMLRPEGRQREELRQRLLREAQALARLRHPNVVTLYDVGTHADGVFLAMELVEGTTLAEWMRQPRPWKQVLRVFLEAGKGLAAAHAAGLVHRDFKPANTLLSKEGRVFVTDFGIAGPLQQDESAPIQEPDKAPVASMKHLTRTGQLLGTPAYMAPEILEGQRADTHSDEFSFCAALHEALFGVRPFQGATLQELAQAARQGRISPPKREVKVPARVRRAVLRGLSANPEERFPSMESLLAALAPRPIRWLARMMATAAVAGILGTLAAYGATEGSHCEQEVEKLTVAWSPARRERIRTAFLSTGASYAAPAWEQLASVLDTHAAQWRTLRTEACMATGHDTGDKAWQTAACLDARLWQFAAVTEVMEKADAETVKNAHQLTASLEGLTGCRDTPGLSSRPQPPEILRPRVDEVRRKLAQAQADLAARRLHQGLGVTDALLQELRGLDYRPLEAEVLVVHGELNQLLERRKEAETSLHQALWAAEAGHDDESAARALILLVSEVVDSHPFRDEDMEKIIRHAQAAVERLGRERFPDITADLYLRVGSARMVQEKHAQAEAEIIQGLSFVRKHQGPENLRIAILLDRLGWSRLLQARPEEALELHLQALEQHKRLLGSDHPILVESYDSLASTYMSLGRRADAIDAWHRALAILETSATPETPELARMFQHLAKPLRLEGQREEAWTMLERSRTIFERVLGPDNLNVVMVIQQQAVIALEAGRNDEALHLSTQAVERAQRAFGPTTTYATWSLELRARAHLLAGRHAAARRDLLEGLGRLDKESDPKGFITARILLSLARVALVTREPKEALAHCERARDLLGEVPVAGYRSVAGALTCAGEAHLALGAASKAVSMLERARQLQRQNPVAMAPEIAAKTSFLLARALLDTHTSPDRARALAMAEEARAGMESAGARGKDELQQILAWQRRIGKR, from the coding sequence ATGCATTCATGTCCACAGGAAGCGACGCTGACGGACTTTCTTGCCGGGCTGCTCTCCGAAGAGCGCCGGACCTCTGTCGTAGCGCACGTGGAAGGCTGTGCGGACTGCCGGTGGGTCCTGGCGGTAGGGGATGGCACCCAGGTCCTGGCCGGTGCTCCGAAGGCCTCCGCACAGGCGTCGTCCCAGCTACTGCTGCCGGGCGACAAGCTCTCCCGGTACGTGGTGCGAGAGCGCATCGGCTCTGGCGCGATGGGCGTCGTGTACGCGGCGGACGACCCGGAGCTGGGACGCCGGGTGGCCATCAAGATGCTGCGCCCCGAGGGACGCCAACGCGAGGAGCTGCGGCAGCGGCTGCTGCGCGAGGCCCAGGCGCTCGCCCGGCTCCGCCATCCCAATGTCGTCACCCTCTACGACGTGGGCACCCATGCGGACGGCGTCTTCCTCGCCATGGAGTTGGTGGAGGGCACCACGCTGGCGGAGTGGATGCGGCAGCCGCGTCCCTGGAAGCAGGTGCTCCGCGTCTTCCTCGAAGCCGGCAAGGGCCTCGCCGCCGCGCACGCCGCGGGCCTGGTGCACCGCGACTTCAAGCCCGCCAACACCCTCCTGAGCAAGGAGGGCCGCGTCTTCGTGACGGACTTCGGCATCGCCGGCCCGCTCCAGCAGGACGAGAGCGCTCCGATCCAGGAGCCCGACAAGGCCCCGGTTGCCTCCATGAAGCACCTCACCCGCACGGGCCAGCTCCTGGGCACGCCCGCCTACATGGCTCCGGAGATCCTGGAGGGCCAGCGCGCGGACACCCACTCCGACGAGTTCAGCTTCTGCGCGGCCCTCCACGAGGCCCTCTTTGGCGTGCGCCCCTTCCAGGGTGCGACACTCCAGGAGCTGGCCCAGGCCGCGCGGCAAGGCCGCATCAGCCCTCCGAAGCGGGAGGTGAAGGTTCCAGCCCGCGTCCGGCGCGCGGTCCTCCGGGGGCTCAGCGCCAACCCCGAGGAGCGCTTCCCCTCCATGGAGTCCCTCCTGGCGGCCCTCGCGCCACGGCCCATCCGGTGGCTTGCGCGGATGATGGCCACCGCGGCCGTGGCTGGAATCCTGGGCACCCTCGCGGCCTACGGAGCGACGGAGGGGAGTCACTGCGAGCAGGAAGTGGAGAAGCTCACGGTGGCCTGGAGCCCCGCGCGACGCGAACGGATCCGCACGGCCTTCCTGTCCACGGGCGCGTCCTACGCCGCGCCAGCATGGGAGCAGCTCGCATCAGTGCTGGACACCCATGCGGCTCAGTGGCGGACGCTTCGCACCGAGGCCTGCATGGCCACAGGCCATGACACCGGCGACAAAGCCTGGCAGACGGCCGCGTGCCTGGACGCGCGGCTCTGGCAGTTCGCCGCAGTGACCGAAGTGATGGAAAAGGCAGATGCGGAGACAGTCAAGAACGCGCACCAATTGACGGCCTCCCTTGAAGGGCTCACCGGCTGCCGGGACACGCCCGGGCTCTCAAGCCGTCCGCAGCCACCGGAAATCCTCCGCCCCCGCGTGGACGAAGTCCGGCGCAAGCTGGCACAGGCCCAAGCGGACCTCGCCGCGCGCCGGCTACACCAGGGGCTTGGCGTGACAGACGCCCTCCTCCAAGAACTCCGAGGCCTTGATTACCGGCCACTGGAGGCGGAGGTGCTCGTGGTCCATGGCGAACTCAACCAACTGCTCGAAAGACGGAAGGAAGCAGAGACGTCCCTCCACCAGGCACTCTGGGCCGCCGAAGCCGGGCATGACGACGAGTCCGCGGCCCGTGCATTGATTCTCCTCGTCTCGGAGGTGGTCGATAGCCATCCGTTCCGTGACGAGGACATGGAGAAGATCATCCGCCACGCCCAGGCAGCCGTGGAGCGACTGGGGCGAGAGCGGTTCCCGGACATCACGGCGGACCTGTACCTCCGCGTGGGGTCGGCGCGGATGGTCCAGGAGAAGCATGCCCAGGCCGAGGCTGAAATCATTCAAGGCTTGAGTTTCGTGCGCAAGCATCAGGGGCCGGAGAACCTCCGTATCGCCATCCTCCTCGATCGACTCGGATGGAGTCGATTACTCCAAGCGCGTCCCGAGGAGGCGCTGGAACTCCATCTCCAGGCCCTTGAGCAGCACAAGCGGCTGCTGGGCTCCGACCACCCCATCCTCGTTGAGTCCTACGACAGCCTCGCCTCGACATACATGAGCCTGGGCCGGAGGGCCGATGCCATCGACGCCTGGCATCGGGCCCTGGCCATCCTCGAGACGTCGGCCACCCCGGAGACTCCTGAACTTGCACGCATGTTCCAGCACCTTGCCAAACCGCTACGCCTTGAGGGACAGCGGGAGGAAGCGTGGACCATGCTCGAGCGGTCGCGCACGATCTTCGAGAGAGTCCTGGGGCCCGACAACCTCAACGTCGTCATGGTGATCCAGCAGCAAGCAGTCATTGCCCTGGAGGCTGGCCGGAACGACGAGGCGCTCCATCTCTCCACACAGGCCGTGGAGCGTGCCCAGCGGGCATTCGGTCCCACCACCACATATGCCACATGGTCGCTGGAGCTCCGCGCCCGGGCACACCTGCTCGCGGGCCGCCATGCCGCGGCTCGGCGCGACCTGCTGGAGGGCCTGGGCCGGCTGGATAAAGAGTCGGACCCGAAAGGTTTCATCACCGCGCGGATACTCCTGAGCCTGGCTCGGGTGGCACTGGTGACCCGGGAGCCCAAGGAGGCTCTTGCGCATTGCGAGCGCGCGCGCGACCTCCTCGGCGAGGTGCCGGTCGCGGGATATCGGAGCGTCGCGGGCGCCCTGACCTGCGCCGGAGAAGCCCACCTCGCCCTGGGGGCAGCCAGCAAGGCGGTGTCGATGCTCGAGCGCGCCCGGCAACTCCAGCGCCAGAACCCTGTGGCCATGGCCCCGGAGATAGCCGCGAAGACCTCGTTTCTGCTGGCCCGAGCGCTTCTTGATACACACACCTCCCCTGACCGGGCGCGCGCGCTCGCGATGGCCGAAGAAGCGCGAGCGGGAATGGAGTCAGCGGGAGCCCGCGGCAAGGATGAGCTTCAACAGATACTGGCCTGGCAGCGACGCATCGGGAAGCGATGA
- a CDS encoding annexin — protein MLKANAAAVAECKTPPYSQKDIDKVKPTKSELESAFEGTSRKAQLEKLLGLTAPPPQEVIQSAGTGEAPGTPFSAKDTKDASPGPFGQTATDPSAATWFHQRPGANTGVVPPDVALGNPVPPMRDGSSRDTKVNGLDVAADWVAKATPTLRARSEMVFLKDSRPGAEGQSGHVLIRQGDRVMDPALGKNYDNLQAFLKDQPHYQPAGTLSANAAAKILSAPPGSPERQKAIAEAKVPDSLQRMLVTDSAPSTPQAQTPSQAPSYTQAQADRDAAALFDAMEGGATGWGTDEDTVFKTLEGKSPEQIDLIRKGYKRNHGKDLDSVIRDELGGADGKHALALLQGDASKSAAVQVQAELDGVFGSNEDLLKVLEKQTPEQRQDTAQKFAEMNGGLKPGQSAQDFMLGKLGQSLTPEQLNRARNMLSAGQPQTPEQRDPLEAQAIKDGLKQDMDGLGTDEDRIFERLEKATPEQRRILAQDEALKSQLKDELGQEDYDRAMGLIQDNPAKADAARLTSAMNGVFGADESGVRAVLEGKKPDELANLKAEYQKLTGKSLEDEIRKWGGADKEVTLRLLNPPQEGDTQAQAEAAAEKLKLAVDGAGTDEDALRDVLQGKSKAEINDISAAYKRKYGEDLRSRLDSELSGRDHLELLEHSFDLGAVDDKDPNANQELARRLREQQANESGFGTWLLDNVQRTVKGGESDNDRLNRNLRDAEKAIQAGDTQNASRSVGFATDDVKSLQSSKDSLAEGAATAAVAVATTSAVVLSGGAATPLAIAGYAALGATTRAATNELIQGGAAGWEDAGRQAVIGAVEGGTAVLPVTKGASVAASSATKGVTTTVGKEAVENAVLTAGKQGVKEGVVGGAAGGAVDAATRSETWQNGLADGLGQVAVQAGTGAVLGGAAGGLTSAGLAKGLQPREIPVVRNPELTGSSVRVRYGDSRRVHIEAGPKATPAQIQAHLKTAQTLQKYEGPLGQVRQLRDRALQALTQKPGHGTQGFESQLEVKKLNGLITGLETMQRKIDARLHSLDSGAQVPTAAQRVAIERDLESLRTQLAEHEQQLSSLAPARGFVAADDGATTPKTALEQKADDAVSRITKKMDFEGDASARERLVEVWIEAFTAKAEELSKTGKKPSRVNGGTPPYVANEAVREQARVVARERADRVMGDLNQWILSPKDQAALDAFNIGGRGAEAKRLAPQLNNLSATELSTAIDQELKAGRARKLGDTMLPGNPPRPQEAYLFGNDTLVRFKPKGDKHSPDIPSYSIEVLTDGITVLPNGPNGIQVSDNKVIKPLDQTSVAFKIGVDGQPVPRGPADVQNPYNGNDNEYQFKAFEKQVADAGHLRTKQ, from the coding sequence ATGCTCAAGGCGAACGCGGCGGCCGTCGCGGAATGCAAGACGCCGCCCTATAGCCAGAAGGACATCGACAAGGTCAAGCCGACGAAGAGCGAGCTCGAGTCGGCCTTCGAGGGCACGAGTCGAAAGGCTCAACTGGAGAAGCTGCTGGGCTTGACGGCCCCGCCGCCGCAGGAAGTCATCCAGTCGGCCGGGACGGGCGAAGCGCCTGGGACTCCTTTCAGCGCGAAGGACACGAAGGACGCGTCCCCTGGACCCTTCGGGCAGACGGCCACGGACCCGTCCGCCGCCACCTGGTTCCACCAGCGGCCCGGAGCCAACACAGGGGTGGTGCCTCCCGACGTGGCCCTCGGCAACCCCGTCCCGCCCATGCGGGATGGCAGCTCTCGCGACACCAAGGTCAACGGCCTGGATGTCGCCGCGGACTGGGTAGCCAAGGCCACGCCCACCCTGCGAGCGCGCTCGGAGATGGTGTTCCTCAAGGACTCGCGTCCTGGTGCCGAGGGCCAGTCCGGGCACGTCTTGATTCGCCAAGGGGACCGCGTCATGGACCCCGCCCTTGGCAAGAATTACGACAACCTCCAAGCCTTCCTGAAGGACCAGCCCCACTACCAACCCGCAGGCACCCTCTCCGCGAACGCCGCCGCGAAGATTCTCTCCGCGCCTCCCGGCTCCCCGGAGCGGCAAAAGGCCATCGCGGAGGCAAAGGTTCCAGATTCGCTCCAGCGAATGCTGGTGACGGACTCCGCCCCGTCCACGCCCCAAGCTCAAACCCCTTCCCAGGCACCCTCTTATACCCAGGCCCAGGCGGACCGGGATGCGGCGGCCCTTTTTGACGCCATGGAAGGAGGCGCTACGGGCTGGGGCACGGATGAAGACACCGTTTTCAAGACGCTGGAGGGCAAGTCCCCCGAGCAGATCGACCTCATCCGCAAGGGCTACAAGCGCAACCACGGCAAGGACCTGGATTCCGTCATTCGCGATGAACTGGGCGGAGCGGACGGGAAGCACGCCTTGGCGCTGCTCCAGGGTGACGCGTCCAAGAGCGCCGCGGTGCAGGTCCAGGCGGAGCTGGACGGTGTGTTCGGCTCAAATGAGGACCTGCTCAAGGTGCTGGAGAAGCAGACGCCCGAGCAGCGACAGGACACCGCACAGAAGTTCGCGGAGATGAATGGCGGCCTCAAGCCAGGGCAGTCGGCCCAGGACTTCATGCTGGGCAAGTTGGGGCAGTCGCTCACCCCAGAGCAACTGAACCGGGCCCGCAACATGCTCTCCGCGGGTCAACCCCAGACACCGGAGCAGCGAGACCCACTGGAAGCACAGGCCATCAAGGACGGTCTCAAGCAGGACATGGATGGGCTGGGCACGGACGAGGACCGCATCTTCGAGCGCCTGGAGAAAGCCACCCCGGAGCAGCGCAGAATCCTGGCGCAGGACGAAGCACTCAAGAGTCAGCTGAAGGACGAGCTGGGCCAGGAAGATTACGACCGGGCCATGGGGCTGATCCAGGACAACCCGGCCAAGGCGGATGCGGCCCGCCTCACCAGCGCCATGAATGGCGTCTTCGGCGCGGACGAATCCGGCGTGCGCGCCGTCCTCGAAGGAAAGAAGCCCGATGAGCTGGCCAATCTCAAGGCCGAGTACCAGAAGCTGACGGGCAAGTCCCTGGAGGACGAGATTCGCAAGTGGGGTGGCGCGGACAAGGAGGTGACGCTGCGCCTGCTCAACCCGCCCCAGGAAGGTGACACCCAGGCCCAGGCCGAGGCCGCCGCCGAGAAGCTCAAGCTGGCCGTAGATGGAGCGGGTACCGACGAGGACGCCCTCCGCGATGTGCTGCAGGGCAAGTCCAAGGCGGAGATCAACGACATCTCCGCCGCCTACAAGAGGAAGTATGGGGAGGACCTGCGCTCCAGGTTGGATTCGGAGCTTAGCGGCCGAGACCACCTGGAGCTGCTCGAGCACAGCTTCGACCTGGGCGCGGTGGATGACAAGGACCCCAACGCGAACCAGGAACTGGCGCGCCGCCTGCGTGAGCAGCAGGCCAATGAATCTGGCTTTGGAACCTGGCTCCTGGACAACGTCCAGCGGACCGTCAAGGGCGGCGAGTCCGACAACGACAGACTCAACCGGAACCTGAGGGACGCGGAGAAGGCCATCCAGGCCGGCGACACCCAGAATGCCAGCCGCTCCGTCGGGTTCGCCACGGATGACGTGAAGTCGCTGCAGAGCAGCAAGGATTCGCTCGCGGAGGGCGCCGCGACCGCCGCGGTGGCGGTGGCGACCACGTCGGCCGTGGTGCTCTCCGGTGGAGCGGCGACACCGCTGGCCATTGCCGGCTATGCCGCGCTGGGCGCGACCACCCGGGCCGCCACCAACGAACTGATACAGGGTGGCGCCGCGGGCTGGGAGGATGCCGGACGGCAAGCCGTGATTGGCGCCGTCGAGGGCGGAACGGCCGTCCTGCCGGTGACCAAGGGCGCCAGCGTGGCGGCATCGTCCGCGACGAAGGGCGTGACCACGACGGTGGGGAAGGAGGCCGTGGAGAATGCGGTCCTCACGGCCGGGAAGCAGGGCGTCAAGGAAGGCGTGGTCGGTGGAGCGGCTGGCGGCGCCGTGGACGCAGCCACTCGCAGCGAGACGTGGCAGAACGGCCTCGCGGACGGCCTGGGCCAGGTGGCCGTGCAGGCCGGCACGGGGGCCGTCCTCGGCGGGGCCGCCGGAGGACTGACCTCCGCGGGGTTGGCCAAGGGGCTCCAGCCTCGGGAGATTCCCGTGGTGCGCAATCCGGAGCTGACGGGCAGCTCCGTCCGCGTGCGCTATGGGGACAGTCGCCGCGTCCACATCGAGGCAGGCCCCAAGGCCACGCCCGCTCAGATCCAAGCGCACCTCAAGACAGCCCAAACGCTCCAGAAGTACGAGGGGCCCCTTGGACAGGTGCGCCAGCTCCGCGACCGCGCCCTCCAGGCGCTCACCCAGAAGCCGGGCCATGGGACCCAGGGCTTCGAATCGCAGCTCGAGGTGAAGAAGCTCAACGGCCTCATCACCGGGCTGGAAACCATGCAGCGGAAGATTGACGCCCGCCTGCACAGCCTGGACAGCGGCGCCCAGGTACCGACAGCGGCTCAGCGCGTGGCCATTGAGCGCGATTTGGAGAGCTTGCGCACGCAGTTGGCAGAGCACGAGCAGCAGCTCAGCTCGCTGGCCCCGGCTCGCGGCTTCGTCGCAGCCGACGACGGGGCGACAACGCCAAAGACGGCCTTGGAGCAAAAGGCGGACGACGCCGTCAGCAGGATCACCAAGAAAATGGACTTCGAAGGCGACGCATCGGCCCGCGAGCGCCTTGTCGAGGTGTGGATAGAGGCTTTCACGGCTAAAGCCGAAGAATTGTCAAAAACCGGGAAGAAGCCATCAAGGGTAAATGGGGGGACGCCACCGTATGTAGCGAACGAGGCAGTAAGAGAACAAGCCCGAGTCGTGGCAAGAGAGCGTGCCGACCGGGTAATGGGAGACCTGAATCAATGGATCCTCAGCCCCAAAGACCAAGCTGCCCTGGACGCTTTCAATATTGGAGGTCGAGGAGCAGAAGCGAAGCGGCTCGCGCCGCAGTTAAATAATCTGTCGGCTACGGAGCTGAGCACAGCCATAGACCAGGAGCTCAAAGCAGGTCGGGCGCGAAAGCTGGGCGATACCATGCTCCCCGGCAATCCACCCCGACCCCAGGAGGCCTACCTGTTCGGCAACGACACGCTCGTGCGATTCAAGCCCAAAGGAGATAAGCATAGCCCGGATATTCCGAGTTACAGCATCGAGGTCCTCACTGACGGCATTACGGTCCTCCCGAATGGCCCTAATGGCATCCAGGTTAGCGACAACAAGGTCATCAAGCCGTTGGACCAGACCAGCGTGGCATTCAAGATTGGTGTGGACGGCCAACCCGTGCCCAGGGGGCCAGCGGACGTTCAGAACCCATACAACGGCAATGATAACGAGTATCAGTTCAAGGCCTTCGAAAAACAGGTCGCCGACGCTGGACATCTGAGAACCAAGCAGTAG
- a CDS encoding S8 family peptidase — MSSGTTVGGAGAREVDPAEAPRPAEEGRRRSAPSREAQVVRTVLLVGSLVLGCDARTTPPPAPAASPAPEHTLARTQVEGEVLVRFRDGIQAMEQDPTRGLKGARVLHRFRKMPGLQLVKLPEGMSVEQALSHYRRDPRVAFAEPNAIYTPSVLPADPRFREQWGFHNTGQTLGGADMDINAPEAWELTQGSEADVVAVIDSGVDFTHPDLADNMWVNPGEIAGNGVDDDGNGYVDDVHGIDATDETKTPMDVNGHGTHVAGTIAARGGNGLGVVGVSPRTKLLACKIEDADGFFALDAAVRCLDYLLDLKTRARHPVNLIASNASWGGSFASQALSDAITGHLHAGILFVAAAGNLGMNMDFWMSSYPAEFTLPNILSVGASDDLDRRARFSNYGHQKVDIFAPGVSILSTVPGGGHAVFSGTSMAAPHVTGLVALLHAQSPERDWRALRNLVLSGGQEVPALRDLSVTGRRIRAIDTGGGGSMSCAEQSMVRRLEPSGDIVHSGSDRWYDYQERMTLAALNIRCEQSAGSVTVQLSIAPWSLVLLDDGQGADMIAGDGIATAEWDPPSAGPVVFTFPGGDSFTAHPRYSGTADIYDWFASWRPEVRREASFRVDFVGDGTPGPWEVQWDADYDGHFDVDATTSAPATPHSYTEVISYTALVPPSPEATAVAVRIIDANGNPSHTVQAAPNFIPDHPSPVRLGSDVLVPQVRHPFTLDVAFLAPAFSEPWTLEWDLDHDGKTFHPTAWDSIPVPEEENFSQARAHATRMHVFSSAGVHRVALRVVDNLQRSSVVQTWGAVVECGPPVILDVGVEGSGRTEPVTAGLSARAEPGCEPILRYHWDFDGDGTFDEMTAEPSTRHVYPDNPPGLSSQRGIVRVESATGYFDRAFEIPIENVAPRVEPIPEQLVTSQRQMTYQVQVSDPGGAGDALTFSVAGAPDWVQVSVTGLLSWVSPWDWVIQQGEHLRFELVVRDDDGAETRTPVELVAAYRPEQSPVEPRSDGSGGCSTTGGASPSLIVSLGLLLAARRRKR, encoded by the coding sequence ATGAGTTCAGGGACAACGGTCGGTGGTGCGGGTGCTCGGGAAGTCGATCCCGCCGAAGCACCGCGCCCCGCGGAGGAGGGTCGGCGGAGGAGCGCTCCATCCCGAGAAGCCCAGGTGGTCCGGACGGTCCTCCTGGTGGGCTCCCTCGTCCTGGGATGTGACGCGCGGACGACTCCACCTCCAGCGCCCGCAGCGTCTCCGGCCCCGGAACATACCCTCGCGCGGACCCAGGTCGAAGGCGAGGTCCTGGTGCGTTTTCGCGATGGCATCCAGGCGATGGAGCAAGACCCTACCCGAGGGTTGAAGGGAGCGCGGGTGCTGCACCGGTTCCGGAAGATGCCCGGGCTCCAGCTCGTGAAGCTTCCCGAGGGCATGAGCGTCGAGCAGGCCCTGTCCCACTACCGCCGCGACCCGCGCGTCGCATTCGCCGAGCCGAATGCCATCTATACGCCCTCCGTGCTCCCCGCGGACCCGCGCTTCCGTGAACAGTGGGGCTTTCACAACACGGGGCAGACGCTGGGCGGCGCGGACATGGACATCAATGCGCCTGAAGCCTGGGAACTCACCCAGGGGAGCGAGGCGGATGTCGTTGCCGTCATCGACAGTGGTGTGGACTTCACGCACCCGGATCTGGCCGACAACATGTGGGTCAACCCCGGGGAGATCGCCGGAAACGGCGTCGATGACGACGGCAATGGCTATGTCGACGACGTTCACGGCATTGATGCCACGGACGAGACGAAGACGCCCATGGATGTCAACGGCCATGGCACGCACGTGGCCGGGACCATCGCCGCGCGCGGCGGAAACGGGCTCGGGGTCGTCGGGGTGAGTCCGCGCACGAAGCTCCTGGCCTGCAAGATCGAGGACGCGGATGGCTTCTTCGCGCTGGATGCGGCGGTCCGTTGCCTCGACTATCTGCTGGACCTGAAAACGCGGGCCCGGCACCCGGTGAACCTCATCGCCTCGAATGCCTCGTGGGGTGGGTCCTTCGCCTCACAGGCGCTCTCGGATGCCATTACCGGGCACCTCCATGCGGGCATCCTCTTCGTGGCGGCTGCGGGCAACCTCGGGATGAACATGGATTTTTGGATGTCGAGCTACCCCGCGGAATTCACCCTGCCCAACATCCTCAGCGTGGGCGCGTCGGATGATTTGGACCGCCGGGCCCGCTTCTCCAACTACGGACACCAGAAGGTGGACATCTTCGCTCCAGGAGTCTCGATCCTGAGCACGGTGCCCGGGGGCGGCCATGCCGTCTTCAGCGGTACGTCCATGGCGGCACCCCATGTCACGGGGCTCGTGGCGCTGCTGCACGCGCAGTCGCCCGAGCGCGATTGGCGGGCCCTCCGCAACCTGGTGCTGAGCGGTGGCCAGGAGGTACCCGCGCTCCGCGACCTCAGCGTCACGGGCCGCCGCATCCGTGCCATCGACACGGGCGGTGGAGGCTCGATGAGTTGCGCGGAACAATCGATGGTCAGACGTCTTGAGCCGTCGGGAGACATCGTCCACAGCGGTTCGGACAGGTGGTATGATTATCAGGAGCGGATGACGCTCGCCGCGCTGAACATCCGCTGTGAGCAGTCAGCGGGTTCCGTGACAGTGCAGCTCAGCATCGCGCCCTGGAGTCTCGTTCTCCTCGACGATGGTCAGGGCGCTGACATGATCGCGGGCGACGGGATTGCCACCGCGGAGTGGGATCCCCCGAGCGCGGGCCCTGTCGTCTTCACCTTTCCCGGTGGCGATTCCTTCACGGCCCATCCCCGGTACTCAGGGACCGCCGACATCTACGACTGGTTTGCCTCCTGGCGGCCTGAGGTACGGAGGGAGGCGTCCTTCCGGGTCGACTTCGTGGGAGATGGGACCCCAGGCCCCTGGGAGGTGCAGTGGGACGCGGACTACGACGGCCACTTCGACGTGGACGCCACGACGAGCGCGCCGGCCACGCCTCATTCGTATACCGAGGTGATCTCCTACACCGCGCTCGTTCCGCCGTCTCCAGAGGCGACGGCGGTGGCTGTGCGGATCATCGACGCGAACGGGAACCCCTCGCACACGGTGCAGGCCGCGCCGAACTTCATTCCGGATCATCCCTCCCCGGTGCGACTGGGCTCGGACGTCCTGGTTCCCCAGGTGCGGCATCCGTTCACGCTTGACGTGGCCTTCCTCGCTCCGGCCTTCTCCGAGCCCTGGACCCTGGAGTGGGACCTGGACCACGACGGGAAGACCTTCCATCCGACGGCCTGGGACTCGATTCCCGTGCCCGAGGAGGAGAATTTCTCACAGGCCCGCGCTCATGCCACCCGGATGCATGTGTTTTCCAGCGCGGGCGTTCACCGGGTGGCGCTGCGCGTCGTGGACAACCTGCAACGTTCCTCGGTCGTGCAGACCTGGGGCGCCGTCGTCGAGTGTGGGCCCCCCGTCATCCTTGACGTGGGCGTGGAGGGCTCTGGGCGGACGGAGCCCGTCACCGCTGGGCTCAGCGCCCGGGCCGAGCCCGGTTGCGAACCCATCCTCCGATATCACTGGGACTTCGACGGGGACGGGACCTTCGACGAGATGACGGCGGAGCCCTCCACACGACATGTGTACCCGGACAACCCGCCTGGCCTTTCCTCTCAGCGGGGCATCGTGCGCGTTGAATCCGCCACGGGATACTTCGACCGAGCCTTCGAGATCCCCATCGAGAATGTCGCGCCCCGGGTGGAGCCCATCCCCGAACAGCTCGTGACGTCGCAGCGGCAGATGACCTACCAGGTCCAGGTCTCCGACCCTGGCGGAGCCGGAGATGCGCTGACATTCTCCGTCGCAGGCGCGCCAGACTGGGTCCAGGTGAGCGTGACGGGACTGCTGTCCTGGGTCAGCCCCTGGGACTGGGTCATTCAGCAAGGCGAGCACCTCCGCTTCGAACTCGTCGTGCGTGATGACGATGGGGCAGAGACGCGCACTCCGGTGGAACTGGTGGCCGCGTATCGTCCTGAGCAATCGCCCGTCGAACCGCGTTCCGACGGCTCGGGTGGTTGCTCGACCACCGGTGGAGCGAGTCCCTCCCTGATCGTGTCCTTGGGGCTCCTGCTGGCGGCACGACGGAGGAAGCGCTGA